One Mycolicibacterium fluoranthenivorans DNA window includes the following coding sequences:
- a CDS encoding S1C family serine protease, whose amino-acid sequence MTNQDPSGDRPRLAPRPVSRPPVDPAAQRAFGRPAGFDGSFLATDQYRDQGEYTPKDQAPDKVLAEAFGRPYPGVDSLQRHPADAGALEAERAGEDGAAAPDPWRDPAAGAALGAPAVTQTAPVTVTAPQGKLGVRDVLFGGRVSFVALATLAIVALVIGIAGGWVGRKTAEVVEAFTTSKVTLQTNDNPQMPAGRFAKVAAAVADSVVTIEAVSDQEGSQGSGVVVDGRGYIVTNNHVISEAATNPSKFKISVVFNDGKEVPANLVGRDPKTDLAVLKVDNVDNLTVANMGDSDKLQVGEEVIAAGAPLGLRSTVTQGIISALHRPVPLSGEGSDTDTVIDGVQTDASINHGNSGGPLINMDSQVIGINTAGKSLSDSASGLGFAIPVNEVKDVVQALIQAGKISHPTLGLSARSVSNDVASGAQVANVKAGGPAEKAGILENDVVVKVGGRTVADADEFVVATRQLKIGQEAPIEVVRDGRHVTLMVTPTADNPT is encoded by the coding sequence GCGCTTTCGGCCGGCCCGCCGGTTTCGACGGCTCCTTCCTCGCCACGGACCAGTATCGAGACCAGGGCGAGTACACGCCGAAGGACCAGGCGCCCGACAAGGTGCTGGCCGAAGCGTTCGGACGGCCCTATCCCGGCGTCGACTCACTGCAGCGGCATCCGGCCGATGCGGGCGCGCTGGAAGCAGAACGTGCGGGCGAGGACGGCGCCGCGGCGCCGGACCCGTGGCGGGACCCCGCTGCCGGTGCGGCACTCGGTGCGCCCGCGGTGACCCAGACCGCCCCCGTGACGGTGACGGCCCCGCAGGGCAAGCTCGGCGTGCGCGATGTGCTGTTCGGCGGTCGGGTGTCCTTTGTGGCGCTGGCCACCCTCGCCATCGTGGCGCTGGTCATCGGTATCGCCGGCGGCTGGGTGGGTCGCAAGACCGCCGAGGTCGTCGAGGCGTTCACCACGTCCAAGGTCACCCTGCAAACCAACGACAACCCGCAGATGCCGGCCGGACGGTTCGCGAAAGTCGCTGCTGCCGTGGCCGATTCCGTGGTGACCATCGAGGCGGTCAGCGACCAGGAGGGCTCCCAGGGCTCCGGCGTCGTGGTTGACGGCCGCGGTTACATCGTCACCAACAATCACGTCATCTCCGAGGCGGCGACCAACCCGAGCAAGTTCAAGATCTCCGTCGTCTTCAACGACGGCAAGGAGGTGCCCGCCAACCTCGTCGGGCGCGATCCCAAGACCGATCTCGCCGTGCTCAAGGTCGACAACGTCGACAATCTGACCGTCGCGAACATGGGCGACTCGGACAAGCTTCAGGTCGGTGAGGAAGTGATCGCCGCCGGTGCCCCGCTCGGCCTGCGCAGCACGGTCACCCAGGGCATCATCAGCGCCCTGCACCGGCCCGTCCCGCTGTCCGGCGAAGGGTCGGACACCGACACCGTCATCGACGGTGTGCAGACCGACGCCTCGATCAACCACGGCAACTCCGGTGGCCCACTGATCAACATGGACTCCCAGGTCATCGGTATCAACACGGCCGGCAAATCGCTGTCCGACAGCGCCAGCGGCCTCGGCTTCGCCATCCCGGTCAACGAGGTCAAGGACGTCGTGCAGGCGCTGATCCAGGCCGGCAAGATCTCGCATCCGACGCTGGGCCTGAGCGCCCGGTCGGTGAGCAATGACGTCGCCTCGGGTGCCCAGGTGGCGAACGTCAAGGCGGGCGGGCCGGCCGAGAAGGCCGGCATCCTGGAGAACGACGTCGTGGTGAAGGTCGGCGGCCGCACGGTCGCCGACGCCGACGAGTTCGTCGTCGCGACGCGCCAGCTCAAGATCGGGCAGGAAGCGCCCATCGAGGTGGTCCGCGACGGCAGGCATGTGACGTTGATGGTCACGCCCACCGCCGACAACCCGACGTAA